The bacterium genome window below encodes:
- a CDS encoding M48 family metallopeptidase, which yields MIRTRLLIPVSLLLVSVFFLSACGTVPVTGRRQLNLIPSSTMLSMSASQYGEFMQSHRQSGDMSKVQMVRRVGTGIKNAVERYFAQKGMSDELSGYKWEFNLVESPEVNAWCMPGGKVVVYTGILPITRDETGLAVVMGHEIAHAIAEHGNERMSQGLLTQLGGMALSEALSEKPEQTRALWMTAFGVGAQVGVLLPFSRLQESEADELGLIFMAMAGYNPNEAVGFWQRMAAMKNGSAPPEFLSTHPSDETRIRDIQKALPEAMKYYRKH from the coding sequence ATGATTCGCACACGTTTGCTGATACCCGTCAGCCTTCTCCTTGTCTCGGTATTCTTCCTGTCCGCCTGCGGTACCGTTCCGGTAACCGGACGCCGGCAGCTCAACCTGATCCCCTCCTCTACCATGCTGTCCATGAGCGCGTCGCAATACGGCGAATTCATGCAGTCGCACCGCCAGAGCGGTGACATGAGCAAAGTGCAGATGGTACGGCGGGTCGGGACTGGAATCAAGAACGCCGTAGAACGCTATTTCGCGCAGAAAGGAATGTCGGATGAACTTTCCGGGTACAAGTGGGAATTCAACCTCGTCGAGAGTCCGGAAGTCAATGCCTGGTGTATGCCCGGCGGAAAAGTCGTCGTCTACACAGGCATTCTTCCCATCACGAGGGACGAAACTGGACTGGCAGTGGTGATGGGACATGAAATTGCCCACGCCATCGCCGAGCATGGAAATGAACGCATGAGCCAGGGTTTGCTGACACAGCTTGGCGGCATGGCCCTGTCTGAAGCGCTCTCGGAGAAACCGGAGCAGACGCGCGCACTCTGGATGACGGCGTTCGGCGTCGGCGCCCAGGTCGGGGTTCTGCTGCCGTTCAGTCGTCTGCAGGAGAGCGAAGCAGATGAGCTGGGACTGATTTTCATGGCCATGGCGGGATATAACCCGAATGAGGCCGTCGGATTCTGGCAGCGCATGGCGGCGATGAAAAACGGTTCTGCTCCGCCGGAATTTCTCAGCACGCATCCTTCCGACGAGACGCGTATCAGGGATATCCAGAAGGCGCTGCCGGAAGCCATGAAGTATTACCGTAAGCACTGA
- a CDS encoding T9SS type A sorting domain-containing protein, with the protein MKRLLLFLLFLTVSPLYAQQKDDVTFIDKDPAGCCFDFMIVNTHEPESPIDKIRVRSITPGVSILSGSTGPWQVGDEGPVAVEFESGGIDLEVGNMLEGFTLCFERILGVGQQFRVVWETELAGQLASSDTVELECEPLQSFCDSILVVPVSQPGQPVGSCCYDITIQNRRTPQRAIDGLTLLPFDAGIEFVGSASGPWDVSTQSAGRVSFVAQNDSLNPGQDLGGFRVCVKRTDGQPGPARLLWRTLSGQLIRCEGLATTFCQPHEEDAPDDFLHTDLGDCRHLFGFRNTHVPRSTIDGYRISVLTTGARIDSTFSITGWKHDSRTSTTVQFKKNDAPLASGDSAIGFRVLFTPPSSGSFQISRCTLSGSTEITCDTLTLQCTPVVETRCDSLFIDADEAACSYELGLVNLHQPATSISDFTLRLQTPGAKLVSTAVPFEWFIVDSTATEIQFATSTAIVPADGMVSGFQVHVTQPANASAVQFEWCTGWKDSVLCCGVDSVRCTPPDARGDSVVFASAQDYCSYDFSVTNQHIPQSRIDAFTVTLEDPATLLLNAEAPGGWTIDTLSEAQVRFMATTGGIDFGEEASGFVLHLLPTWDETRIPFTWCTEYDGSAVSCDTGSVSCEPQVVSCDVVDPVSNAERPCCFEFRVENEHLPQSSINGFNLEILTPDVTFFASTVEDAEDWTHTISGNRIIWRNPSGSVLPGEILEGLLVCFDNNAIDNGDFTVLWQTVSNGLVLCEDTLTVKCDRTLSVERNDGVLPGSLKLYQNYPNPFNPTTTIRIDVPRPSDLTLSLYDATGRLVMDLGSGHYLAGSYTIRLDASELRSGTYYYQLRSEKNVRTRPMLLLK; encoded by the coding sequence ATGAAACGATTGCTGCTTTTTCTCCTGTTCCTGACTGTTTCGCCACTTTACGCCCAGCAGAAAGATGACGTCACGTTCATCGACAAGGATCCTGCCGGCTGCTGTTTCGATTTTATGATCGTGAACACGCATGAACCGGAGTCCCCTATTGATAAAATCCGCGTACGCTCCATCACTCCGGGTGTGTCCATTCTCTCCGGATCCACGGGTCCCTGGCAGGTCGGTGATGAGGGACCAGTGGCTGTGGAATTCGAATCAGGCGGGATCGATCTCGAGGTTGGCAACATGCTCGAGGGTTTTACGCTGTGTTTCGAGCGTATTCTCGGCGTAGGACAGCAGTTTCGCGTTGTGTGGGAAACCGAGCTCGCGGGACAGCTTGCCAGCAGTGACACCGTGGAACTCGAATGCGAACCCCTGCAGTCGTTCTGTGACAGTATTCTGGTCGTACCGGTTTCCCAGCCGGGACAGCCTGTCGGCAGCTGCTGCTACGACATTACCATTCAGAATCGCCGGACCCCGCAGCGCGCGATTGACGGACTCACGCTGCTGCCTTTTGATGCAGGAATTGAATTCGTCGGAAGCGCAAGTGGTCCGTGGGACGTCAGCACGCAGTCTGCGGGACGCGTCAGTTTCGTGGCGCAGAACGATTCGCTGAATCCCGGTCAGGATCTCGGTGGTTTTCGCGTCTGCGTCAAGCGCACGGACGGACAACCGGGTCCCGCACGCCTGCTCTGGCGCACGCTCTCGGGACAGTTGATTCGCTGCGAAGGACTGGCGACCACGTTCTGTCAGCCGCATGAGGAAGATGCGCCGGATGATTTCCTGCACACGGACCTCGGGGATTGCCGCCACCTGTTCGGCTTCCGCAACACCCATGTCCCGCGTTCGACAATAGATGGGTACAGGATCAGCGTCCTCACCACGGGTGCCCGCATTGATTCCACCTTCAGTATTACCGGCTGGAAACACGATTCACGCACATCCACGACTGTGCAGTTCAAAAAGAATGACGCGCCACTGGCATCCGGTGATTCCGCCATCGGCTTCCGCGTGCTGTTCACGCCGCCGTCGTCCGGCAGTTTTCAGATTTCACGCTGCACGCTGAGCGGTTCGACGGAAATCACCTGTGACACACTCACGCTTCAATGCACGCCGGTGGTGGAAACGCGCTGTGACTCGCTGTTCATCGATGCGGACGAAGCGGCCTGCAGCTATGAGCTGGGCCTGGTCAACCTGCATCAACCCGCGACCTCGATCAGCGATTTCACCCTGCGTCTTCAGACGCCTGGCGCGAAACTCGTTTCAACCGCCGTTCCTTTTGAATGGTTTATCGTCGACAGCACAGCAACCGAAATTCAGTTCGCCACTTCAACTGCCATCGTACCGGCAGACGGCATGGTCAGCGGTTTCCAGGTTCACGTGACTCAGCCCGCCAATGCGAGTGCCGTGCAGTTCGAATGGTGCACGGGATGGAAAGATTCCGTGCTGTGCTGCGGCGTGGACAGCGTGCGCTGCACTCCTCCGGATGCACGCGGCGACAGCGTGGTGTTTGCATCCGCGCAGGATTACTGCAGCTATGATTTCTCGGTCACCAACCAGCACATCCCGCAATCGCGTATCGACGCGTTTACCGTCACACTTGAAGATCCCGCAACACTGCTGCTCAACGCGGAAGCGCCTGGAGGCTGGACCATTGATACGCTCTCCGAAGCACAGGTGCGTTTCATGGCTACAACAGGGGGAATCGACTTCGGCGAAGAGGCTTCCGGCTTTGTGCTGCATCTGCTGCCCACCTGGGATGAGACGCGCATTCCTTTTACCTGGTGTACGGAGTACGACGGCAGTGCCGTCTCCTGCGATACCGGCAGCGTTTCCTGCGAACCCCAGGTTGTGTCCTGCGATGTCGTCGACCCGGTTTCCAATGCCGAGCGTCCCTGCTGCTTTGAATTCCGCGTCGAGAACGAACATCTTCCACAGAGCAGCATCAATGGTTTCAATCTTGAGATTCTCACCCCGGATGTGACCTTCTTCGCTTCGACCGTGGAAGACGCCGAAGACTGGACGCATACGATCTCGGGCAACCGTATAATCTGGCGCAATCCTTCGGGAAGCGTTCTTCCGGGTGAAATTCTAGAAGGACTCCTCGTATGCTTCGACAACAATGCCATTGACAACGGTGATTTCACGGTACTCTGGCAGACGGTGTCGAACGGACTCGTGCTCTGTGAGGATACGCTGACGGTCAAATGCGACCGCACGCTTTCGGTAGAGCGCAATGACGGCGTGCTTCCGGGCTCGCTCAAGCTTTATCAGAACTATCCGAATCCATTTAATCCCACCACGACCATCAGGATTGACGTCCCGCGTCCCTCCGACCTCACGCTCAGTCTGTATGACGCCACCGGTCGCCTGGTGATGGACCTCGGTTCGGGACATTATCTCGCCGGAAGTTACACGATTCGGCTCGATGCCTCGGAACTGCGCAGCGGAACGTATTATTATCAGCTCCGCAGCGAGAAAAATGTACGCACGCGTCCCATGCTTCTCCTGAAATAA
- a CDS encoding serine hydrolase — MFRRLHILALLFLFATGCSLLSKAPQKATSPGTVPAPPDSVTVEQHIAVPPDSLLQDIPVRGYPVSRSAWIDQTLARLTPRERIAQLLVPFSFTNLEEKTLRTLRHAVRDQGVGGVLLSRGTAEDARALVDSLQQWSAVPLLISADFENGPGMRLKGALEFPSMMGLGATRSPDLAYRAGKAVAEEALDLGFQMNYAPVADINSNPANPVINIRSFGGDRELVADMAEAYMRGMQDGGLIATAKHFPGHGDTDTDSHTGLPLTGAARERLDSLELFPFRRLVHAGVLGVMTAHIAVPAVTGDSTLPATLSRIVLDSLLRTTMQFRGLVVTDAMNMKALTRTGIPNLPAAALRAGADVLLIPGDIDESIDSIGAAMARGELDSMLVMRSVRRVLGFKQWAQKHRMPVDSTRTRLERRARNRRLAERIAERAATLLRNDDGLLPQSLAGKHIGVISVVRRSEPAAAAVLRRELEARGAMVSSVLLPNRKAKEAATWMRDSLSQMDLLLVSSYITVAEGSGSIGYSDEQQELLQKEALRQKPAVLLAFGSPYIVAMSDVFPAQLLLYGDDAPSVRAAVKALSGEIEATGQLPVHIPARFALGSGLHMDVVPARASTDAAFAGVDALVRDKIAEHAFPGAQLAVICGSRVLYSRNYGALTYDSASPPVTSETLYDLASLTKVVATSAAVMRLVDEGRLALDSCVAYYLPEFGAHGKEHITIRNLLLHNSGLEAYRLFYQHTSSGEVVLDSIMQAAPVYATGSRTVYSDLGMITLGKVIERITGSSLDRYVREQFWQPLGMQHTMFLPPDSLRAQCAPTEVDDYWRKRLVQGEVHDENAALLGGVAGHAGVFSNAGDLSRYVRMLMNGGSFDGVRYFDEATVRQFTTRQSTASTRALGWDTRSVSGSSSGHYFSMKSYGHTGFTGTSIWVDPVANMAVIFLTNRVYPTRSNKKLPRFRSVLHDAVREAMQEMDADCTTGSTP; from the coding sequence ATGTTCCGTCGACTCCATATTCTCGCGCTTCTCTTCCTGTTCGCCACAGGATGTTCGCTGCTGTCGAAAGCGCCGCAGAAGGCCACATCTCCGGGTACTGTTCCCGCACCGCCGGATTCAGTCACGGTCGAGCAGCATATCGCGGTACCGCCGGACAGCCTGCTTCAGGACATTCCCGTGCGTGGCTATCCCGTCTCGCGCTCAGCGTGGATCGATCAGACGCTGGCGCGGCTCACTCCCCGTGAACGAATTGCCCAGCTCCTCGTCCCATTTTCCTTTACCAATCTTGAAGAAAAAACGCTGCGTACGCTCAGGCATGCGGTGCGTGATCAGGGGGTAGGCGGTGTGCTTCTTTCACGAGGCACCGCGGAGGACGCACGCGCGCTCGTGGATTCCCTGCAGCAGTGGAGTGCGGTACCACTGCTGATCTCCGCCGATTTCGAAAATGGTCCGGGAATGCGGCTCAAAGGTGCGCTGGAGTTTCCTTCGATGATGGGACTCGGTGCCACGCGCAGTCCTGATCTCGCATACCGCGCAGGCAAGGCTGTTGCCGAAGAGGCGCTGGATCTCGGTTTCCAGATGAATTATGCGCCCGTCGCCGATATCAACAGCAATCCCGCGAATCCTGTGATCAACATCCGCTCTTTTGGTGGTGACCGCGAGCTGGTGGCCGATATGGCGGAGGCCTATATGCGTGGCATGCAGGACGGCGGACTTATCGCTACCGCCAAACATTTCCCGGGTCATGGAGACACGGATACCGATTCGCATACCGGATTGCCGCTCACCGGAGCTGCGCGCGAGCGGCTCGACAGCCTTGAGCTGTTCCCGTTCCGTCGCCTCGTGCATGCCGGCGTGCTCGGTGTGATGACGGCGCATATCGCTGTGCCCGCGGTGACCGGCGACAGCACACTGCCTGCGACGCTGTCGCGTATCGTGCTCGACTCACTGCTGCGAACGACAATGCAGTTTCGCGGGCTCGTCGTGACCGACGCGATGAACATGAAAGCGCTGACGCGAACCGGTATCCCGAATCTTCCCGCCGCGGCACTGCGCGCAGGCGCGGATGTGCTTCTCATTCCCGGCGACATTGACGAGAGCATTGACTCGATTGGTGCCGCAATGGCTCGAGGTGAACTCGACAGCATGCTCGTCATGCGTTCGGTGCGCCGCGTGCTGGGCTTCAAGCAATGGGCGCAGAAGCACCGCATGCCTGTCGATTCCACTCGTACACGTCTCGAACGCCGCGCGCGCAACAGGCGTCTTGCGGAACGCATCGCTGAACGCGCTGCCACGCTGCTACGCAACGATGACGGACTCCTGCCCCAGTCACTTGCGGGCAAACATATCGGCGTCATCAGCGTCGTGCGGCGCAGTGAACCAGCGGCAGCGGCTGTGCTGCGAAGGGAACTCGAGGCACGCGGCGCCATGGTGAGCAGTGTCCTTCTGCCCAATCGCAAGGCAAAGGAAGCCGCCACCTGGATGCGCGATTCCCTTTCACAGATGGATCTGCTGCTGGTCTCTTCCTACATTACCGTCGCCGAAGGCAGCGGGAGTATCGGGTACTCCGATGAGCAGCAGGAACTGCTGCAGAAGGAAGCATTGCGCCAAAAACCTGCGGTGCTTCTCGCCTTTGGTTCTCCGTATATCGTCGCCATGTCCGACGTCTTTCCGGCACAGTTGCTCCTGTATGGTGATGACGCGCCTTCGGTCCGCGCTGCCGTGAAAGCGCTGAGCGGAGAGATCGAAGCGACCGGACAACTGCCCGTGCATATCCCGGCGCGCTTTGCGCTTGGCAGCGGACTCCATATGGACGTCGTTCCCGCGCGTGCAAGCACGGATGCTGCATTTGCGGGCGTGGATGCACTTGTGCGCGATAAAATTGCGGAACATGCGTTTCCGGGTGCGCAGCTTGCGGTGATCTGTGGCAGCCGGGTGCTGTATTCCCGTAATTACGGCGCACTGACGTATGACAGCGCTTCCCCACCCGTCACATCGGAGACGCTGTACGATCTCGCCTCCCTTACGAAAGTTGTGGCGACGAGCGCGGCCGTCATGCGGCTGGTTGATGAAGGACGTCTCGCACTCGACAGCTGTGTAGCGTATTATCTTCCCGAATTCGGCGCACATGGGAAGGAACATATCACCATTCGCAATCTGCTTCTGCACAACAGCGGACTCGAGGCGTACAGGTTGTTCTATCAGCATACGTCGTCAGGGGAAGTGGTGCTGGACAGCATCATGCAGGCTGCGCCCGTGTATGCAACGGGCAGCCGCACGGTGTACAGTGATCTCGGTATGATCACCCTCGGCAAAGTCATCGAACGTATCACCGGTTCTTCACTTGATCGCTATGTGCGGGAGCAGTTCTGGCAGCCCCTCGGGATGCAGCACACCATGTTTCTTCCCCCTGATTCCCTTCGTGCGCAATGCGCCCCGACCGAGGTGGATGATTACTGGCGGAAGCGTCTCGTACAGGGGGAAGTGCATGACGAGAACGCGGCATTGCTCGGGGGCGTGGCGGGACATGCGGGCGTGTTCTCCAATGCCGGGGATCTCTCCCGCTACGTACGTATGCTCATGAACGGTGGATCGTTCGATGGCGTGCGCTATTTTGACGAAGCCACTGTGCGGCAGTTTACGACCAGACAGTCGACCGCGAGCACGCGAGCACTGGGGTGGGATACCCGATCCGTGTCGGGTTCATCTTCCGGCCACTATTTTTCCATGAAGTCGTACGGGCACACGGGTTTTACCGGAACCTCGATCTGGGTCGATCCGGTTGCCAACATGGCAGTCATTTTCCTCACCAACCGCGTCTATCCCACACGCAGTAACAAGAAGCTCCCCCGCTTTCGCTCTGTGCTGCATGATGCCGTACGCGAAGCCATGCAGGAAATGGATGCGGATTGTACCACCGGCAGCACGCCGTAA
- a CDS encoding DUF4287 domain-containing protein codes for MKNKRGISPTISDDAVLKSTGKSWKQWFAILDAAGAQLCSHKEIVALLREEGGLNGWWQQMVTVSYEQARGMREKHEKTDGFQIGVSKTIAVPVAKVYGAWADGRTRKRWLPETITIRKKTENSSLRITWTDGSSSLDVMCYAKGEQKSQVTVNHGRLPDAEAAEMAKAEWRARLTRLKDMLEKK; via the coding sequence ATGAAAAACAAGCGTGGAATATCGCCCACGATCAGCGACGACGCTGTTCTGAAAAGCACGGGAAAGTCCTGGAAGCAGTGGTTCGCCATACTCGACGCCGCCGGTGCGCAGCTGTGTTCGCATAAGGAAATCGTTGCTTTGCTGCGCGAAGAGGGCGGACTGAACGGATGGTGGCAGCAAATGGTCACCGTCAGTTATGAGCAGGCACGGGGCATGCGGGAAAAGCATGAGAAAACGGACGGATTTCAGATCGGGGTCAGCAAAACCATTGCAGTACCCGTCGCGAAGGTCTATGGTGCCTGGGCGGATGGCAGGACACGGAAACGTTGGCTGCCTGAGACCATTACCATTCGTAAAAAAACGGAAAACAGCAGCCTTCGCATTACGTGGACAGACGGCAGTTCTTCGCTCGATGTCATGTGTTATGCGAAGGGTGAGCAGAAAAGTCAGGTGACGGTCAATCATGGCCGTTTGCCGGATGCGGAGGCAGCGGAGATGGCGAAAGCAGAATGGCGCGCGCGCCTGACCAGGCTCAAAGACATGCTCGAAAAGAAATAG
- a CDS encoding 2-hydroxymuconate tautomerase family protein, which produces MPIIMAHILEGRDDELKRLLIRNLTDTVVETLKVPKESVRVILQEMGKEEYGIGGKTAKELGR; this is translated from the coding sequence ATGCCCATTATCATGGCACACATCCTTGAGGGAAGAGACGACGAGCTGAAACGCCTGCTCATTCGCAATCTCACCGACACCGTGGTCGAAACCCTGAAGGTCCCGAAAGAATCGGTTCGGGTGATTCTTCAGGAAATGGGAAAGGAAGAGTATGGTATCGGCGGGAAGACGGCCAAAGAACTGGGCCGCTGA
- the purE gene encoding 5-(carboxyamino)imidazole ribonucleotide mutase, translated as MSDQQPKVIVLMGSKSDWDIMQHADETLSKFNVPHLCRALSAHRTPGAVMELVSAAEGNGTEVIIAAAGGAAHLAGVVAAHTLLPVLGVPMKSALDGIDSLLSTVQMPAGIPVGTLAIGKAGAINAALLAVAILARKDADLREQLQKFRDEQTEKVLNTTLP; from the coding sequence ATGTCTGACCAGCAACCGAAAGTCATCGTTCTCATGGGCAGCAAATCTGACTGGGACATCATGCAGCACGCTGACGAAACGCTTTCAAAATTCAACGTACCGCATCTCTGTCGCGCCCTTTCGGCGCATCGCACACCCGGCGCAGTGATGGAGCTGGTTTCCGCAGCGGAGGGAAATGGAACGGAAGTGATCATCGCCGCAGCCGGTGGTGCAGCACATCTTGCGGGCGTCGTCGCCGCGCACACGCTGCTGCCGGTTCTTGGCGTTCCCATGAAAAGCGCTCTCGACGGCATCGATTCCCTGCTTTCCACCGTCCAGATGCCTGCAGGCATTCCCGTCGGCACACTGGCCATCGGGAAGGCTGGCGCCATCAATGCCGCACTGCTTGCCGTTGCCATCCTGGCCAGGAAGGATGCGGATCTGCGTGAGCAGCTGCAGAAGTTCCGTGATGAACAGACAGAAAAGGTGCTGAACACGACTCTGCCCTGA
- a CDS encoding T9SS type A sorting domain-containing protein, with protein MRSFLLSFLTGMLLCAMSLSAQPVLSVSIDIPDISVDPNTQAYTPLPLEVTATIYNTGQSASQQLSARVVLTPGLSLDTSEQDASIKAPVPDIVAAGDSAKVAWKIVYPPAFSPENYRVFVWLKSSPNDSAVTSELFTVPAIAPPDLRLTASGIPALSVRVDSLGYDGNPFDVYYRFSNAGGTAADSVSVELLLPPGYELDPPSQDNPMRLAQPLEPEAQGGQKLYEHWSVRYTAATRSVRNDTFVIRARGKDLAGGWLQSLDSSGIQVPGMNPTVTISWHGPGSLQYDTASIYHPLPYPLILRLTNPSEQWTLLGSALLDIAGEGWSCTDPFSRLLPALAPNSYLEFTWDVDVERRSAPRELDVHVDVTDDEGYTHRGQRSVQIPGKPYALSVEELQLPDSLPRSPDGTQLLSDEIPVRFRVRNDAWYNTRFVYSKLQTQGTGIVSAPWKEQQHADFLLPGGSSPAARDTFIVEPALKDRVVGVHLLAVSDRGDTARASGSVRIPGLQPVLELRRRGPDALQYQPGGTYTPNPFSQEYILYNRGYVKVRVDSLILRYPMDGVSTPQPLRRDIGFDLVPGDSLLTRWDFSAYVRDTLRRIPMHVTAYASSEYAEALQHIVEIPALFPVLETEVRGPDTLAYDPDSLYTPNPFTRTLHVHNGGTADLQLDSVRLEWDDALLHAVSPTLWNAGAVLPPDSSLAIPFTLRADAHEVEKTATLEFTIHHGGSKSDVSTATVFFAALRPGLDVTVLGNAQLLKDASSIYRPDPFLKTVRVANNGTADLQLDSIAVSITDPLLSVIEGRVQATPVVIAPGASEEVEWHFHAAPHASSGKVVIRFTVFHSGGDALPVQDDIFIPGELFSFDLQDVHIPDRLVSRADGQGYEDNPVVIDFKVENAAWFSSLFSNVLVRVEGEGADMLTAQPRNPALALNPQAFSPVMRDSFFVFPATYDRVLRVSILVENNRGLVDSIAQEIFVPRVTSTSADSPPVAGALALKALYPNPLSLNGARVLHATLTSREYFQWEIYDLLGRRFLASPALPPAPRETTLRVPLQNLPAGTYVFRLTTPSRQVSSCFVILD; from the coding sequence ATGAGATCATTCCTGCTGTCTTTTCTTACCGGCATGTTGCTGTGCGCGATGTCATTGTCCGCACAGCCTGTACTGAGTGTTTCCATTGATATCCCTGATATCAGCGTCGATCCGAATACCCAGGCCTACACGCCGCTGCCTCTGGAAGTAACGGCGACGATTTACAATACAGGGCAAAGTGCGTCACAGCAGCTGAGTGCGCGTGTTGTGCTCACGCCGGGACTCTCCCTCGATACGTCCGAGCAGGATGCGAGTATCAAGGCGCCGGTCCCGGATATTGTCGCTGCCGGGGATTCCGCGAAAGTGGCCTGGAAGATTGTCTATCCTCCCGCATTCTCACCCGAGAACTACAGGGTGTTCGTGTGGCTGAAATCGTCACCGAACGACAGCGCGGTGACTTCCGAATTGTTCACGGTGCCTGCAATTGCTCCTCCTGATCTCCGTCTCACAGCATCGGGCATTCCCGCGCTCAGCGTCCGCGTCGATTCGCTGGGATACGACGGAAACCCTTTCGATGTGTATTACCGCTTTTCCAATGCCGGCGGTACCGCAGCAGACAGTGTCTCGGTCGAATTGCTGCTGCCGCCGGGATACGAGCTGGATCCGCCGTCACAGGATAATCCCATGCGCCTGGCGCAGCCACTTGAACCCGAAGCGCAGGGGGGACAGAAGCTTTATGAACACTGGAGTGTGCGATACACGGCAGCAACCCGCAGTGTGCGCAATGATACGTTTGTGATTCGTGCGCGGGGGAAAGATCTCGCCGGTGGCTGGCTGCAGTCGCTCGACAGCAGCGGTATTCAGGTACCGGGCATGAACCCGACCGTCACCATCAGCTGGCATGGACCGGGCAGTCTGCAATACGACACGGCGTCCATTTATCATCCTCTGCCATACCCGCTCATTCTGCGCCTGACCAATCCGAGTGAGCAGTGGACGCTGCTCGGAAGCGCACTTCTCGATATTGCGGGGGAAGGCTGGTCGTGCACCGACCCATTCTCGCGCCTTCTTCCAGCGCTTGCCCCGAACAGCTATCTCGAGTTTACATGGGACGTCGATGTGGAGCGCCGTTCTGCTCCGCGTGAGCTTGATGTGCATGTTGATGTGACGGACGATGAAGGGTATACGCATCGTGGACAGCGTTCGGTGCAGATTCCCGGGAAACCGTATGCTCTTTCCGTGGAGGAACTGCAGCTGCCCGATTCGCTGCCGCGGTCACCTGACGGAACGCAGCTGCTGTCCGATGAAATACCAGTGCGCTTTCGCGTGCGAAATGATGCCTGGTACAACACGCGCTTCGTGTACAGCAAACTGCAGACGCAGGGCACGGGCATCGTTTCCGCGCCATGGAAGGAGCAGCAGCATGCGGATTTCCTTCTGCCGGGAGGCAGCAGTCCTGCTGCGAGGGATACCTTCATCGTTGAACCCGCACTGAAAGACAGGGTAGTGGGCGTGCACCTGCTCGCCGTCAGCGATCGCGGAGATACCGCGCGAGCGAGCGGCAGTGTGCGCATTCCCGGTCTGCAGCCTGTGCTCGAACTGCGGCGCCGTGGTCCCGATGCATTGCAGTATCAGCCTGGCGGTACATACACCCCGAATCCCTTTTCACAGGAGTACATTCTTTACAACAGGGGCTATGTGAAGGTGCGTGTCGATTCCCTCATCCTGCGCTATCCGATGGACGGTGTGAGTACGCCGCAGCCGCTGCGCAGGGATATCGGCTTCGACCTTGTTCCCGGCGACAGTCTGCTCACGCGCTGGGATTTCTCGGCGTATGTTCGCGACACGCTGCGGCGCATCCCGATGCACGTGACCGCGTATGCGAGCAGCGAGTATGCCGAGGCCCTGCAGCATATTGTGGAAATACCGGCACTGTTCCCTGTGCTGGAAACGGAAGTGCGCGGTCCCGATACACTCGCGTATGACCCCGACAGCTTGTACACCCCCAATCCATTCACGCGCACGCTGCACGTGCACAACGGCGGTACCGCCGATCTGCAGCTCGACAGCGTGCGGCTCGAATGGGATGATGCGCTTCTGCATGCCGTCTCACCTACGCTGTGGAATGCGGGGGCCGTCCTGCCACCGGACAGCAGCCTGGCAATCCCCTTCACTCTGCGGGCGGATGCGCATGAGGTGGAAAAGACGGCGACGCTGGAATTCACCATCCACCACGGTGGATCGAAGAGTGACGTCTCCACTGCCACGGTCTTCTTTGCCGCCCTGCGGCCAGGACTCGATGTCACTGTCCTTGGCAACGCGCAGCTGCTGAAAGACGCTTCCAGCATTTATCGTCCCGATCCGTTCCTGAAAACAGTACGCGTGGCCAACAACGGCACCGCGGATCTGCAGCTCGATTCCATCGCCGTCTCCATCACCGATCCGCTGCTCAGTGTGATCGAAGGCAGGGTGCAGGCGACGCCTGTTGTCATCGCGCCCGGCGCATCAGAGGAAGTGGAATGGCACTTTCACGCGGCTCCCCATGCCTCCAGCGGGAAGGTGGTCATCCGTTTCACCGTATTTCACAGCGGCGGAGATGCACTGCCTGTGCAGGACGACATCTTCATTCCCGGAGAGCTGTTCTCCTTCGATCTTCAGGATGTGCATATACCGGATCGCCTGGTTTCGCGGGCGGATGGACAGGGATACGAAGACAATCCGGTTGTCATCGATTTCAAGGTTGAGAATGCCGCATGGTTCTCATCGCTCTTCTCCAACGTCCTGGTGCGTGTGGAAGGAGAAGGTGCCGACATGCTGACCGCGCAGCCACGAAATCCTGCGCTCGCGCTTAATCCCCAGGCTTTTTCTCCCGTTATGCGTGATTCCTTCTTCGTGTTTCCGGCGACGTATGATCGCGTACTGCGCGTGTCCATCCTTGTGGAGAACAACAGGGGCCTGGTGGATAGCATCGCGCAGGAAATCTTTGTCCCACGCGTGACGTCCACCTCCGCGGATTCTCCGCCGGTGGCAGGCGCGCTTGCGCTGAAGGCGCTGTATCCGAATCCGCTCTCTCTGAACGGTGCGCGCGTGCTGCACGCGACACTGACCAGCAGGGAATATTTCCAGTGGGAAATCTATGATCTGCTGGGACGACGGTTTCTTGCCTCGCCGGCGCTTCCACCCGCTCCGCGGGAAACAACATTGCGCGTGCCACTACAGAATCTGCCGGCAGGGACATACGTGTTCCGACTCACGACGCCGAGCCGTCAGGTTTCGTCCTGTTTCGTAATTCTTGACTGA